The following are encoded in a window of Ferribacterium limneticum genomic DNA:
- a CDS encoding phasin family protein: MSNPNFEQLTAAQKANAEVMTTLLRTAFDGVERLTALNMAASREFFNNTMAGTQQLLSAKDANAVAKLNTELTQPNAAKWMDYSRSVYELVAEMQKEVTSVMESQYGSFTKNINSAVEKAKTSAPVGGDVFAATMQSMLNASTKAFDNMTGMAKQLSDIAEANMATASKAAAPAKTSATAAARKSAAK, from the coding sequence ATGAGCAACCCGAACTTCGAACAACTGACCGCCGCCCAAAAAGCCAACGCCGAAGTCATGACGACCCTGCTGCGCACCGCCTTTGACGGCGTTGAACGTCTGACCGCCCTGAACATGGCCGCTTCCCGCGAGTTCTTCAACAACACGATGGCCGGTACCCAGCAACTGCTGAGCGCCAAGGATGCCAACGCTGTCGCCAAGCTCAACACCGAACTGACCCAGCCGAACGCCGCCAAGTGGATGGACTACTCGCGTAGCGTCTACGAACTGGTCGCCGAAATGCAGAAGGAAGTCACTTCGGTCATGGAATCCCAGTACGGCAGTTTCACCAAGAACATCAACAGCGCCGTCGAAAAGGCCAAGACCTCCGCACCGGTCGGTGGTGACGTTTTCGCCGCCACCATGCAGTCGATGCTGAACGCCTCGACCAAGGCCTTCGACAACATGACCGGCATGGCCAAGCAACTGTCCGACATCGCCGAAGCCAACATGGCTACCGCCAGCAAGGCTGCCGCTCCGGCCAAGACCAGCGCTACAGCTGCTGCTCGCAAGTCTGCTGCCAAGTAA
- a CDS encoding phasin family protein produces the protein MFKNPEQFASANKAAVDSLLSLANTALASAERIAALNLNTARSLVEDSVSGAKALMGAKDVQEALSIQASLAQPNVEKAVAYSRSVYEISAQTQEELSKMVEGQFGDFQKTVAGLLDKAAKSAPAGSDVAVAAVKSAIAAATSAFDNMNKAAKQVAEITEANVAAATNATVKAVGATAAASKKAAK, from the coding sequence ATGTTCAAGAACCCCGAGCAATTCGCTTCCGCCAACAAGGCTGCCGTTGATTCCCTGCTCTCCCTGGCCAACACCGCGCTGGCCTCTGCCGAGCGCATCGCTGCCCTGAACCTGAACACCGCCCGTTCGCTGGTTGAAGATTCCGTTTCCGGCGCCAAGGCCCTGATGGGTGCCAAGGACGTCCAGGAAGCCCTGTCGATCCAGGCTTCGCTGGCCCAGCCGAATGTCGAGAAGGCTGTTGCCTACTCGCGTTCCGTGTATGAAATCTCGGCCCAGACCCAGGAAGAACTTTCCAAGATGGTCGAAGGCCAGTTCGGTGACTTCCAGAAGACCGTTGCCGGCCTGCTCGACAAGGCTGCCAAGTCTGCCCCGGCTGGTTCTGACGTTGCCGTTGCTGCCGTCAAGTCGGCCATCGCAGCCGCCACCTCCGCTTTCGACAACATGAACAAGGCTGCCAAGCAGGTTGCCGAGATCACCGAAGCCAATGTTGCTGCCGCCACCAACGCCACTGTCAAGGCTGTTGGCGCCACGGCTGCTGCCTCCAAGAAGGCTGCCAAGTAA